The following proteins are encoded in a genomic region of Deltaproteobacteria bacterium:
- a CDS encoding MmgE/PrpD family protein encodes MPDTSLGDDTMQPRAMSAGATLALVRAVRGIRYEEIPADALEAARHCLLDFLGCALAGSREPLTGILLESVARSEDGGAAALIGRRERTTWLAAALVNGAAGHALDFDDTHTVMSGHPSAPVLPALLALVESEGAGGPRLLGALVAGIELECRLGALLGPGHYAAGFHATATLGAFGAAAASAHLLGLDEEQWLHALGLAGTQAAGLKSAFGSMAKPLHAGRAAETGLLAALLARGGFTASPAILEAPQGFAATHAGAEPRSEALERWAGRFLVRDTLFKYHAACYLTHAAIEAASRLRTRHALAPERIARVEVRVDPSLLAVCDVAEPRTGLEGKFSLRATTAMALLGDDTADPATFTAARMSDPGLVRLRDRVGVVPVAGTGPTRTTVLVETEAGAFEAAADTGVPATDLDAQRERLTRKFLALAAPVVGRAGAEALAAAALGADGLADAAELLRLARPG; translated from the coding sequence ATGCCCGACACCTCCCTGGGCGACGATACGATGCAGCCTCGCGCGATGAGCGCCGGCGCGACGCTGGCGCTCGTACGCGCCGTACGTGGCATCCGCTACGAGGAGATACCCGCCGACGCGCTCGAGGCGGCCCGCCACTGCCTGCTCGACTTCCTCGGCTGCGCGCTCGCCGGGTCGCGCGAGCCCTTGACCGGCATCCTCCTCGAGTCCGTGGCGCGGTCCGAAGACGGCGGAGCGGCGGCGCTGATCGGCCGCCGCGAGCGCACCACGTGGCTCGCCGCCGCACTCGTCAACGGGGCAGCGGGGCACGCCCTCGACTTCGACGACACCCACACCGTGATGAGCGGCCATCCCTCGGCGCCGGTCCTGCCGGCGCTCCTCGCCCTCGTCGAGAGCGAGGGCGCTGGAGGCCCCCGCCTCCTAGGCGCGCTGGTCGCCGGCATCGAGCTCGAGTGTCGCCTGGGCGCGCTCCTCGGGCCCGGGCACTACGCCGCGGGCTTCCACGCGACGGCCACCCTCGGGGCCTTCGGCGCCGCGGCCGCCAGTGCGCATCTCCTCGGCCTCGACGAGGAGCAGTGGCTCCACGCCCTCGGCCTGGCCGGGACGCAGGCGGCGGGCCTCAAGTCGGCGTTCGGCTCGATGGCAAAGCCGCTTCACGCCGGCCGGGCCGCCGAGACGGGGCTGCTCGCGGCGCTCCTCGCGCGGGGCGGGTTCACCGCGAGCCCGGCGATCCTCGAGGCGCCGCAGGGCTTCGCCGCCACCCACGCCGGCGCGGAGCCGCGCAGCGAGGCGCTCGAGCGCTGGGCGGGTCGCTTCCTCGTCCGCGACACGCTCTTCAAGTACCACGCCGCGTGCTACCTCACGCACGCCGCGATCGAGGCGGCGAGCCGGCTGCGCACGCGCCACGCCCTCGCGCCCGAACGGATCGCCCGCGTCGAGGTGCGAGTCGATCCTTCGCTCCTCGCCGTCTGCGACGTCGCCGAGCCGCGCACCGGCCTGGAGGGAAAGTTCAGCCTGCGGGCGACGACGGCAATGGCGCTCCTCGGCGACGACACGGCAGATCCCGCGACGTTCACCGCGGCGCGCATGTCCGACCCTGGTCTCGTGCGCCTCCGCGATCGGGTCGGCGTGGTCCCCGTCGCGGGCACGGGGCCGACGCGCACGACGGTGCTCGTCGAGACGGAGGCCGGAGCTTTCGAGGCGGCGGCCGACACCGGCGTCCCCGCGACCGACCTCGACGCGCAGCGCGAGCGGCTCACGAGGAAGTTCCTCGCCCTCGCTGCCCCGGTCGTCGGCCGCGCCGGGGCCGAGGCGCTCGCCGCGGCGGCTCTGGGCGCGGACGGGCTCGCGGACGCGGCGGAGCTCCTGCGGCTCGCGCGTCCGGGCTGA
- a CDS encoding type II toxin-antitoxin system VapC family toxin, with protein sequence MANADRIYVDPRALRCLYLHDERSRAFCAWRRRLRGSLPITRHGYAELVNAIARAAFRTDVPREVADGATADLDADLVARRLRLVDLAWRRALDTAADLSRRHTPLLGTRSLDVLHVASALTLGMTGLVTYEDRQAKLVKAVKLRLLQP encoded by the coding sequence GTGGCGAACGCTGACCGCATCTACGTCGATCCCCGTGCTCTGCGCTGCCTCTACCTGCATGACGAACGGTCCCGCGCGTTCTGCGCGTGGCGCCGACGGCTCCGCGGCTCGCTGCCCATCACCCGGCACGGCTACGCCGAGTTGGTCAACGCGATAGCGCGCGCTGCTTTCCGCACCGACGTTCCGCGTGAAGTCGCCGACGGAGCCACCGCCGACTTGGACGCCGACCTGGTTGCCAGGCGACTACGCTTGGTCGACCTCGCCTGGCGGCGCGCCCTCGATACTGCCGCCGACCTGAGTCGCCGGCACACGCCCTTGCTTGGAACGCGAAGCCTGGACGTTCTCCACGTCGCCAGTGCGCTGACCCTCGGCATGACCGGCCTGGTCACGTACGAGGACCGACAGGCGAAGCTGGTCAAGGCCGTGAAACTGCGGCTGCTCCAGCCGTGA
- a CDS encoding SDR family oxidoreductase, whose protein sequence is MAEALAGRTALVSGAGRGIGAAIARALDAAGARVALVARTERELRAVAAGLAHDPLVVAADLGTAAGPDAAARAVLSAFGGRLDVLVNNAGTLLRKDSHTVTVEELDLLWQANVRSALLLTAAVLPAMVARRAGSIVSISSISGLRGAPRRSIYAATKAALDGMTRALAMEYGPQGIRVNSVAPGVVETAMWKEHLARPGVAEAVLDVIPTRRISTSEEVADVVVFLASDASRAITGETIAADGGIRSTVNLWPKV, encoded by the coding sequence ATGGCTGAGGCGCTCGCGGGGCGAACGGCACTCGTCAGCGGGGCGGGCCGCGGCATCGGTGCGGCCATCGCGCGGGCGCTCGACGCTGCCGGGGCGCGGGTGGCGCTCGTGGCGCGGACCGAACGCGAGCTGCGTGCGGTGGCGGCCGGGTTGGCCCATGATCCCCTCGTCGTCGCCGCCGATCTCGGCACGGCGGCCGGGCCCGACGCGGCGGCGCGTGCGGTGCTGAGCGCGTTCGGCGGGCGCCTCGACGTGCTCGTGAACAATGCGGGCACGCTCCTGCGGAAGGACAGCCACACGGTGACGGTCGAGGAGCTCGATCTCCTCTGGCAGGCGAACGTGCGCTCGGCGCTGCTCCTCACGGCGGCGGTGCTGCCCGCGATGGTCGCGCGGCGTGCCGGGTCGATCGTCAGCATCTCGTCGATCTCGGGGCTGCGCGGTGCCCCGCGGCGGTCGATCTACGCGGCGACCAAGGCCGCGCTCGACGGCATGACGCGCGCCCTGGCGATGGAGTACGGCCCGCAGGGCATCCGCGTGAACAGCGTCGCACCGGGCGTGGTCGAGACGGCGATGTGGAAGGAGCACCTGGCCAGGCCGGGCGTCGCCGAGGCGGTGCTCGACGTGATCCCGACCCGGCGCATCTCGACGTCCGAGGAGGTGGCCGACGTGGTCGTGTTCCTCGCCTCGGATGCGTCGCGGGCGATCACGGGCGAGACGATCGCGGCGGACGGAGGAATCCGGTCGACCGTGAACCTGTGGCCCAAGGTGTGA
- a CDS encoding ATP-binding protein encodes MASPNPDPAPVTIAILPSNLMPSLLSGAGRPGSTAPRRARARRLGSGVRGGGEGLCVLTTSRFTVNLLAVYPRDLVLPERSFFLFGPRGTGKTTWLRTVLPDAHWVDLLLERELVRLTRDPGRFSEEVEALPPGRWIVVDEVQRLPALLDQVQHLLVQHPRRWRFALTGSSARRLKRDQANLLAGRVINRRFFPLTASELGDDFAVERVLRFGTLPAVQAETGSDAARADILEAYAENYLTQEIRSEALVKRLDAFTRFLEVAALANAQATNVSAISRDAAVARPTVQGYFEILVDTLVGVWLPAWRPRAKIKEVAHPKFYFFDPGAIRALAGRVREPLGTEERGGLLETYVFHELRAWMNRSGCRGRLAYWRTPSGSEVDFVFTRSGRNVGIEVKAASRWRRGDAAALAQLVAAKTVRRGYGVYLGRERLRQDGVLVLPLEDFLLRLVAGEVLV; translated from the coding sequence ATGGCCTCGCCGAACCCCGATCCGGCTCCGGTGACGATCGCGATCTTGCCGTCGAACCTCATGCCGTCGCTCCTCTCGGGTGCTGGTCGCCCGGGTAGTACCGCACCTCGGCGTGCGCGCGCCAGACGCCTGGGATCTGGCGTGCGAGGGGGGGGGGAGGGGCTATGTGTATTGACGACCAGCAGATTTACCGTCAATCTGCTGGCAGTGTATCCACGCGACCTCGTGCTTCCGGAACGCTCGTTCTTCCTCTTCGGCCCGCGCGGCACGGGGAAGACGACCTGGCTCCGCACGGTACTGCCGGACGCGCATTGGGTCGATCTCCTGCTCGAGCGCGAGTTGGTGCGCCTCACCCGCGATCCGGGACGGTTCAGCGAGGAGGTCGAAGCGCTTCCCCCGGGCCGGTGGATCGTGGTCGACGAGGTCCAGCGCCTGCCGGCACTTCTCGACCAGGTTCAGCACCTGCTCGTCCAGCACCCCCGGCGCTGGCGCTTCGCGCTCACCGGGTCGAGCGCCCGTCGGCTCAAGCGGGACCAGGCGAACCTCCTCGCGGGCCGCGTCATCAATCGCCGCTTCTTCCCCCTCACCGCCTCCGAGCTCGGCGACGACTTCGCCGTGGAGCGGGTCCTGCGCTTCGGCACACTCCCCGCCGTGCAGGCCGAGACGGGGAGCGACGCGGCACGCGCCGACATTCTGGAGGCGTACGCGGAGAACTACCTCACGCAGGAGATCCGGTCCGAGGCGCTCGTCAAGCGACTCGACGCTTTCACCCGCTTCCTCGAGGTCGCGGCCCTCGCGAACGCGCAGGCGACGAACGTCTCCGCCATCTCGCGTGACGCCGCCGTGGCTCGGCCGACCGTCCAGGGATACTTCGAGATACTGGTGGACACCCTGGTGGGGGTGTGGCTGCCCGCATGGCGGCCGCGCGCGAAGATCAAGGAGGTTGCTCACCCCAAGTTCTACTTCTTCGATCCGGGTGCCATTCGCGCCCTCGCCGGGCGCGTGCGCGAGCCGCTCGGCACGGAGGAGCGTGGCGGCCTGCTCGAGACTTACGTATTCCACGAGCTGCGCGCCTGGATGAACCGCTCGGGGTGCAGGGGGCGGCTGGCGTACTGGCGCACTCCGTCGGGCTCGGAGGTCGACTTCGTCTTTACCCGGAGCGGCAGGAATGTCGGCATCGAGGTGAAGGCGGCGTCTCGCTGGCGACGTGGCGACGCGGCCGCGCTGGCACAGCTCGTGGCGGCGAAGACGGTGCGGCGCGGCTACGGCGTCTACCTCGGGCGCGAACGCCTGCGGCAGGACGGCGTGCTGGTACTGCCACTCGAGGACTTCCTCCTCCGGCTCGTCGCTGGCGAGGTGCTCGTGTGA